The Henckelia pumila isolate YLH828 chromosome 2, ASM3356847v2, whole genome shotgun sequence genome includes a window with the following:
- the LOC140884033 gene encoding uncharacterized protein, translated as MAARTSHFLPLRPVFRRHMSTLSDPAIPHPECQTQSSFSSNFEQVKTSLRQHHPRIPRGLASFSNPSRTAPLEEIRHKLSEFRLRSAAPPPSASSGKFISFQELHKRNVISTPYDSEKTTAVPAAGGRLSYGVIRESLRQLRATAPENRNDSTGKVMDSTSLAMLKDSLKLKASGSMADSPKITVGSGWLPPSICWSQKEDDGNDTRMELLKSYDYPELGMKLGLLRPEKRKRKWFSLQELNERLVKLRKLEEEGKELMVQGITFKDLRESILMAQLSVDEKARKKTMLRLDILASLGETQSFMDSPPKEYLVEKYFHPDNMSAAEKLKLELEKVRAEFRTSESDCGSAHVQVAQLTTKIKHLSTVLHKKDKHSRKGLQAMVQRRKKLLKYLRRTDWDSYSMILSKLGLRDNPDAKA; from the exons ATGGCGGCGAGAACCAGCCACTTCCTCCCCCTTCGCCCCGTTTTCCGGCGCCACATGTCGACGCTCTCTGATCCTGCCATTCCTCACCCCGAATGCCAAACCCAATCCTCATTCTCCTCGAATTTCGAACAAGTAAAAACCAGTCTCCGACAACACCACCCTCGTATCCCCCGTGGTCTCGCCTCATTCTCTAATCCTTCTAGAACCGCCCCATTAGAAGAGATCCGCCACAAGCTCTCTGAGTTCCGCCTTCGCTCTGCCGCCCCTCCCCCATCTGCCTCTTCCGGGAAGTTCATCTCATTCCAGGAGCTCCACAAAAGAAACGTTATTTCCACCCCATACGACTCCGAGAAAACCACCGCGGTTCCCGCCGCTGGTGGCAGGCTCTCGTACGGTGTCATTCGCGAGAGTCTCCGCCAGTTGCGTGCGACTGCTCCTGAAAACAGAAATGATTCCACCGGCAAGGTCATGGATTCAACGTCATTAGCTATGTTAAAGGATAGCTTAAAGCTGAAAGCTTCAGGAAGCATGGCCGATTCACCTAAAATTACGGTTGGGAGTGGTTGGTTGCCCCCGTCCATTTGCTGGAGTCAGAAAGAGGATGATGGGAATGATACGAGGATGGAGCTTTTAAAGTCGTATGATTATCCGGAGCTGGGGATGAAGCTGGGATTGCTGAGGCCAGAGAAGAGGAAGCGGAAGTGGTTTTCACTGCAGGAGTTGAACGAGAGGCTTGTCAAGTTGAGGAAGCTTGAGGAGGAGGGGAAAGAGTTGATGGTACAGGGCATCACCTTTAAGGACTTGAGGGAGTCTATATTGATGGCGCAACTGTCTGTTGATGAGAAAGCGAGGAAGAAAACAA TGCTGAGACTTGATATTTTGGCCAGCCTAGGTGAAACACAGAGCTTTATGGACTCACCTCCAAAAGAATATTTAGTTGAGAAG TATTTTCATCCTGACAATATGTCAGCTGCGGAGAAACTAAAGTTGGAGCTTGAAAAAGTTAGAGCTGAATTTAGAACATCAGAATCCGATTGTGGTTCTGCTCATGTTCAAG TTGCTCAACTCACCACAAAGATCAAGCATCTGTCAACTGTTTTACATAAAAAG GATAAGCATTCTCGAAAGGGTCTCCAAGCAATGGTTCAAAGGAGAAAGAAACTGCTGAAATACCTCCGACGAACTGACTGGGATTCTTACAGCATGATTCTTTCAAAGCTTGGTCTACGGGACAACCCAGATGCAAAAGCCTAG